One segment of Luteitalea sp. DNA contains the following:
- a CDS encoding GAF domain-containing protein translates to MPAKLTLHPPERASRFVILRPDRAVLIGRDPAVDLVLEDPRVSKRHARLQSGAEAWSLEDLGSKNGTRINGSPVILVNLRSGDWVSFGGLLARFEIISEEAAAALYEDRLRRLQTTAEMRHRLSAELDPSDLLLRFLDSAVQLTGTERGFVLAAAPREPIRALVATGFTADMVDEAGFDGSVGVVNKVLHSEKSIVVSDVQQDAFLASRPSVIALGIRTLACVPLRQDERSYGVLYVDGRKPGPGFTELDLEILEALAEQMALVLASARLESTVRELANPMVHATGDDPSILETLQQRVRDARITRTR, encoded by the coding sequence ATGCCAGCGAAGCTGACCTTGCACCCGCCGGAGCGTGCGTCGCGCTTCGTGATTCTCCGTCCGGACCGCGCGGTGCTCATCGGCCGCGACCCGGCGGTCGATCTCGTGTTGGAGGATCCGCGTGTGTCGAAGCGGCATGCGCGTCTGCAGTCCGGGGCGGAAGCATGGTCACTCGAGGATCTCGGAAGCAAGAACGGCACGAGAATCAATGGCTCGCCGGTGATCCTCGTGAATCTACGCAGCGGTGACTGGGTCAGCTTCGGTGGCCTGTTGGCCCGCTTCGAGATCATTTCCGAAGAAGCTGCGGCAGCCCTCTACGAAGATCGGCTGCGGCGTCTTCAAACGACCGCTGAGATGCGACATCGATTAAGTGCCGAGCTCGACCCGTCTGATCTGTTGCTGCGCTTCCTCGACTCTGCCGTGCAGTTGACCGGCACGGAGCGCGGCTTCGTCCTCGCAGCGGCCCCGCGCGAGCCGATTCGCGCGCTCGTCGCGACCGGCTTCACCGCCGATATGGTCGACGAAGCGGGCTTCGATGGCTCCGTAGGCGTGGTCAACAAGGTTCTGCACAGCGAGAAATCGATTGTTGTCAGCGATGTTCAGCAGGACGCATTCCTCGCCAGCCGCCCAAGCGTCATCGCGCTGGGGATCCGAACCCTGGCGTGCGTGCCACTGCGGCAGGACGAGCGCTCTTACGGCGTGCTGTATGTCGATGGCCGGAAGCCGGGGCCAGGCTTCACCGAGCTCGACCTCGAGATCTTGGAGGCGCTCGCCGAGCAGATGGCGCTCGTGCTCGCCAGCGCGCGGCTGGAGTCGACGGTCCGCGAGCTCGCCAACCCGATGGTTCACGCGACCGGCGACGATCCGAGCATTCTCGAAACGCTGCAACAGCGAGTTCGCGACGCGCGGATCACGCGGACGAGGTAG
- a CDS encoding protein kinase — MSMAGSRGQASPSSTSRSWRRSPSRWRSCSPARGWSRRSASSPTRWFTRPATIRAFSKRCNSEFATRGSRGRGRTKHLTDVTDPSERTTVYSDRVPSATETLTSVDVAERLVPGTLVAGRYRVLSFRGLGGMGVVYKARDEELGVDVALKVLRSDLRCDPRWVQRFRRELVLARQVTHRNVVRIHDIGETSRLRFLTMDFVEGPSLGEVLDRDGPLTVQRAVAILRQLSEALQQAHAAGIVHRDLKPSNILLGPDDTAYITDFGVARSRDGEPLTRTGAIVGTPDYLSPEQLSGEPVDGRSDLYALGIVFYEVLTGKLPFRGKTQSETLAQRLTSDAPDVSSVGVRVPAGVQRVLRRCLTRAPARRYQQAREIVADLDRVERTASGWRFGSRLVIAACVALLVGVLVWWGARVLGGRVTSRPAANAVAIEHAVAVLPLADEARDPELAWVGLGGADLLARSLAASPDLRVVGPERLLPALSSLELTPGRYDRAALGDLGRLLDVDRIITGRVKRSGQGTRLDLQLASVAGTQDVTSVPLLSIQADNAARFFPLMNDLGGRLRQALDGDVPPDGEAPSISTRVPTAAAAYLEGQVRLHEGDASAAASLFQRAVRIDSHFAEALEGLSEAHQYLGHRDAAAEAASRAGALVGSGQGRLAERVRARLAMLRHEATDALTLYEGLAARYPNDTRTSIDLANAQATAGRRAQAIETLGRVTRIDPNNAQAWLLLGEHTLRSDNTHATIDRHFRRARTLYERLGDQHGMADVAEAMGRADYQAGDYEQALAHYADAMSRRERLGNQRALETTLRRRAETHLANGDRRLAAADIASARTIVQRLGERAMLADFLDETGAMYETHSGHGLALQAYQEALLMRRSLGGTERLAESYDRVGDAAFAQGDYADAPLYWNEALALRERVDDRRGVILSTQDLGLLAIVQGRWSEAIETFRATLERSDAISFQRGAVVSHKNLALLHHYRGRYGDALAALQEALAMARELDQPDLLTSCTLDEVALLVELGQWERARARLADADHWIKVAHDRDQRTRRSMLVGLLHERNDDAAAADLALEAAREEAEAGDNRAVSLRVRLAQARVRSERGDAQARGTLSKLAAEADSFGNVVLRLEAGAAIAGAELRAGRTVAAERRVRRTIDLADRVGWGAGRYRLHGLLGEVLKARGLVPAAEREQTIAQVALAEIRDGLAPELRDRFDALHQGRD; from the coding sequence ATGTCGATGGCCGGAAGCCGGGGCCAGGCTTCACCGAGCTCGACCTCGAGATCTTGGAGGCGCTCGCCGAGCAGATGGCGCTCGTGCTCGCCAGCGCGCGGCTGGAGTCGACGGTCCGCGAGCTCGCCAACCCGATGGTTCACGCGACCGGCGACGATCCGAGCATTCTCGAAACGCTGCAACAGCGAGTTCGCGACGCGCGGATCACGCGGACGAGGTAGGACCAAGCACCTGACTGATGTGACAGACCCAAGCGAGCGGACCACGGTCTACTCCGACCGAGTGCCTTCCGCGACGGAGACGCTCACGAGTGTCGACGTCGCCGAGCGGCTCGTGCCTGGAACGCTGGTTGCCGGCCGTTACCGCGTCCTCTCGTTCCGTGGCCTCGGCGGCATGGGCGTCGTCTACAAGGCACGCGACGAAGAGCTCGGCGTTGACGTTGCCTTGAAGGTCCTGCGATCTGACCTGCGGTGCGATCCGAGGTGGGTTCAACGCTTCCGGCGCGAGCTCGTGCTCGCGCGCCAGGTCACGCATCGAAACGTCGTCAGAATCCACGACATTGGCGAGACTTCGCGGCTGCGCTTTCTCACCATGGATTTCGTCGAGGGCCCCTCGCTCGGCGAAGTCCTCGACCGCGACGGGCCGCTGACCGTCCAGCGCGCGGTCGCCATCCTCCGGCAGCTCAGCGAGGCGCTGCAACAGGCGCACGCTGCCGGCATCGTCCACAGAGACTTGAAACCGAGCAACATCCTGCTCGGACCTGACGATACGGCCTACATTACCGACTTTGGTGTCGCACGCTCCCGTGACGGCGAGCCATTGACACGCACCGGTGCCATCGTCGGGACCCCCGACTATCTTTCCCCTGAGCAGCTCTCCGGCGAGCCGGTCGACGGGCGGAGCGATCTGTACGCCCTCGGCATCGTGTTCTACGAAGTCCTGACCGGAAAGCTGCCGTTTCGTGGGAAGACGCAGTCCGAGACATTGGCGCAGCGCCTGACCAGCGACGCACCTGACGTGTCGAGTGTCGGCGTCCGCGTACCGGCGGGCGTTCAACGGGTGCTCCGGAGATGCCTGACGCGTGCTCCGGCCCGCCGATACCAGCAGGCGCGCGAGATCGTGGCGGATCTCGATCGGGTGGAACGGACCGCCAGCGGGTGGCGATTCGGCTCGCGCTTGGTGATCGCCGCCTGTGTGGCACTGCTCGTCGGTGTCCTGGTGTGGTGGGGAGCACGGGTGCTCGGCGGGCGGGTGACGTCGAGGCCAGCCGCAAACGCCGTGGCGATCGAGCACGCGGTGGCTGTGCTGCCGCTCGCGGACGAGGCGCGCGACCCTGAGCTCGCGTGGGTCGGTCTGGGTGGCGCCGATCTGCTGGCCAGGAGTCTTGCGGCCAGCCCCGACCTGCGAGTGGTCGGCCCAGAGCGTCTGCTTCCTGCATTGAGCAGCCTCGAGTTGACCCCAGGCCGCTACGATCGGGCAGCACTGGGCGACTTGGGCCGGTTGCTGGACGTTGACAGGATCATTACGGGACGCGTGAAGCGGAGCGGTCAGGGGACGCGCCTGGACCTGCAGCTCGCGAGCGTCGCGGGCACACAAGATGTCACGAGCGTTCCACTCCTGTCCATCCAAGCCGACAATGCAGCTCGCTTCTTCCCTCTGATGAACGATCTCGGCGGGCGCCTTCGGCAGGCGCTCGACGGCGACGTTCCGCCGGATGGTGAAGCGCCATCGATCAGCACACGCGTTCCAACCGCTGCCGCCGCTTACCTCGAGGGCCAAGTGCGGCTCCACGAGGGTGACGCCTCGGCGGCCGCGTCGCTGTTCCAGCGCGCGGTACGCATCGACTCTCACTTCGCGGAGGCGCTGGAAGGGTTGAGCGAGGCCCACCAATATCTCGGCCATCGGGACGCCGCTGCCGAGGCCGCCTCGCGCGCGGGCGCGCTCGTCGGCAGCGGCCAAGGCCGGCTCGCCGAGCGCGTGCGCGCGCGGCTCGCGATGCTCCGGCACGAGGCGACAGACGCCCTCACACTCTACGAGGGGCTCGCCGCACGATATCCCAACGACACGCGGACGTCGATAGATCTGGCCAATGCGCAAGCGACTGCCGGTCGTCGAGCGCAAGCCATTGAGACGCTCGGCCGCGTGACGCGGATCGATCCCAACAACGCGCAAGCCTGGCTCTTGCTCGGCGAGCACACTCTGCGTTCGGACAACACGCACGCCACGATCGACCGGCACTTCCGGCGTGCCCGAACCCTGTATGAACGTCTCGGTGACCAGCATGGCATGGCGGATGTGGCAGAGGCGATGGGGAGGGCGGATTACCAGGCGGGCGACTACGAGCAGGCGCTGGCGCATTACGCGGATGCGATGTCTCGGCGGGAGCGCCTCGGCAACCAGCGTGCTCTCGAGACGACGTTGCGTCGCCGAGCCGAGACACATCTAGCGAACGGAGACCGTCGTTTGGCTGCAGCCGATATCGCGTCGGCGCGGACGATTGTGCAGCGGCTCGGTGAGCGCGCGATGTTGGCCGATTTCCTCGACGAGACCGGGGCGATGTACGAAACGCATAGTGGCCATGGTCTTGCTTTGCAGGCGTATCAAGAGGCGCTCTTGATGAGACGATCGCTGGGCGGCACCGAGCGGCTCGCCGAAAGCTATGATCGCGTCGGCGACGCCGCGTTCGCACAGGGCGACTATGCGGATGCGCCGCTTTATTGGAACGAAGCGCTCGCGTTGCGCGAGCGTGTGGACGACAGGCGCGGCGTGATCCTCTCGACTCAAGATCTCGGATTGCTGGCCATCGTCCAGGGGCGCTGGTCCGAAGCCATCGAGACGTTTCGTGCCACGTTGGAGCGAAGCGATGCCATCAGCTTCCAGCGCGGCGCGGTGGTCTCACACAAGAACCTCGCGCTATTGCATCATTATCGAGGTCGGTACGGAGATGCGCTCGCCGCGCTCCAAGAGGCGTTGGCGATGGCGCGAGAGCTCGACCAGCCGGACCTCCTGACCTCGTGCACGCTGGACGAGGTGGCACTGCTCGTCGAACTGGGTCAATGGGAACGAGCGCGTGCACGGCTCGCGGATGCCGACCATTGGATCAAGGTTGCTCACGACCGCGATCAACGGACGAGACGCAGCATGCTCGTCGGCCTGCTCCACGAGCGGAACGATGATGCCGCGGCAGCGGACCTCGCGCTCGAAGCGGCACGTGAGGAGGCGGAGGCCGGCGACAACCGCGCGGTCTCCCTGCGAGTGCGGCTGGCGCAAGCACGGGTCAGGAGCGAGCGGGGCGATGCGCAGGCGCGTGGGACACTGTCGAAGCTGGCCGCGGAAGCGGACTCCTTTGGCAATGTGGTACTGCGGTTGGAGGCGGGCGCCGCGATCGCGGGCGCTGAGCTGCGCGCTGGGCGCACTGTTGCCGCCGAACGCCGGGTGCGGCGTACCATCGACCTCGCGGACCGCGTGGGCTGGGGCGCGGGTCGCTATCGGCTGCATGGGCTACTCGGTGAGGTATTGAAGGCGCGCGGCCTCGTTCCAGCAGCGGAGCGCGAGCAGACGATCGCACAGGTTGCCCTGGCGGAGATTCGTGACGGTCTCGCGCCGGAGCTACGCGATCGGTTCGACGCGCTCCACCAAGGCAGGGACTGA
- a CDS encoding sensor histidine kinase, whose protein sequence is MEQQLERLSRENARLLQRLADSERRFRVISQGVLRVQEAERGRISRELHDGVGQALTGLKLQLDVLEREAAAGESPLMARLGELKELTERTLNDVRALSHLLRPQMLDDLGLMPTLRWLTRTFEGRTAVPVMFEHEGLGERLDPDVEIIVFRVTQEALTNVAKHAEASRVHVGLACDGERLALSIQDDGKGFDAAAALRATGEDQGCGVRGMRDRVQLFGGTFTLSSTPGQGTRIEIELRLVQGEQEKRGQAPFSSA, encoded by the coding sequence ATCGAGCAACAGCTCGAACGGCTATCGCGTGAGAACGCGCGCCTGCTGCAGCGTCTCGCCGACAGTGAGCGGCGGTTTCGTGTGATCTCGCAAGGGGTGCTGCGTGTCCAGGAAGCGGAGCGCGGCCGCATCTCGCGCGAGCTCCACGATGGCGTCGGCCAGGCCCTCACCGGCTTGAAGCTGCAGCTCGACGTGCTCGAGCGAGAGGCGGCGGCGGGCGAGAGCCCCTTGATGGCGCGGCTCGGCGAGCTCAAAGAGCTGACCGAACGAACGCTCAACGACGTACGAGCGCTCTCGCACTTGCTGCGCCCGCAGATGCTCGATGATCTCGGTCTCATGCCGACGCTTCGGTGGTTGACGCGCACGTTCGAGGGGCGAACCGCCGTGCCCGTGATGTTCGAGCACGAAGGTCTCGGTGAGCGACTCGATCCGGATGTCGAGATCATCGTCTTTCGGGTGACGCAAGAGGCCTTGACCAACGTTGCCAAGCATGCGGAAGCGTCTCGCGTTCACGTGGGACTCGCATGCGATGGCGAGAGGCTCGCTCTCTCGATTCAGGATGATGGCAAGGGCTTTGACGCAGCGGCGGCATTGCGTGCAACGGGCGAGGATCAGGGATGCGGCGTGCGTGGGATGCGTGATCGGGTCCAGCTCTTTGGGGGCACCTTCACGCTGAGCTCGACGCCCGGGCAGGGCACACGCATCGAGATCGAGCTTCGGTTGGTGCAGGGAGAGCAGGAGAAAAGGGGACAGGCCCCTTTTTCGTCTGCGTGA
- a CDS encoding response regulator encodes MSRIRVLVADDHTIVRQGLVSLLQAEQEIEVIGQAADGLEAVAQAAALRPDIVVLDITMPRLSGLDAARRIREAQPQCRILVLTMHDDEEYVLKMTRVGASGYIVKDGAAAELIEAIRSLAAGRTYFAGRVPRLPGAALGTNAHATNNVHPLASLTNREREVFQLVAEAKTNPQIAKLLGLSPKTVDNHRTRLMEKLGIHSTAELVRFAARHGLLE; translated from the coding sequence GTGTCACGAATTCGCGTATTGGTTGCTGATGATCACACGATTGTCCGACAAGGGCTCGTCAGCCTGCTCCAGGCGGAGCAGGAGATTGAGGTGATTGGCCAGGCGGCCGATGGCCTGGAGGCAGTCGCGCAAGCCGCTGCGCTCCGGCCAGATATCGTCGTCCTGGACATCACAATGCCGCGGCTCTCCGGTCTTGACGCCGCGCGCCGCATTCGGGAAGCGCAGCCGCAGTGCCGCATTCTCGTCCTCACGATGCACGACGACGAGGAGTACGTGCTGAAGATGACTCGGGTGGGCGCGTCTGGCTACATCGTGAAGGATGGCGCAGCGGCCGAGCTCATCGAGGCCATCCGGTCTCTCGCGGCTGGTCGCACATACTTTGCCGGCCGGGTGCCACGCCTGCCCGGAGCGGCGCTGGGTACCAACGCCCACGCCACCAACAACGTGCATCCGCTGGCGAGCCTCACCAATCGCGAGCGCGAAGTCTTCCAGCTCGTCGCCGAGGCAAAAACGAACCCGCAGATTGCCAAGCTGCTCGGCCTGAGCCCCAAGACCGTCGACAATCACCGCACGCGGCTGATGGAGAAGCTCGGGATCCACAGCACCGCCGAGCTCGTGCGCTTCGCGGCGCGACACGGGCTGCTCGAATAG